The DNA sequence TCACACCGCCGAGCACCGCGACGTCGATCTGCTTGGCGCGCAGCGACTGTTCGGTGTTGACCGGCGGCAGCGCGACAAGTTCGACGCGGCCGATCTCGTCGGCGGTCAGACCGCCCCTGGCGAGCCAGGTCCGCAGCACGGCCTCGGCGTGCGCGCCGAGCGTGTTCATGCCGACCCGCTTGCCGATCAGGTCGCGCGGGCCGCGGATCGGGCTGTCGTCGCGCACGTAGTAGCCCTGGAAGGTCTGTGCGTCGGAGCCGTAGTAGCTGACCACGGCCGTGATCGGCGCGTTGGCGGTCTGGAGCTTGACGATCGCGCCGTTGAACGCGCCGCCGAAGTCGCTCTGGCCGGTGGCGGTGGCCTGGATGTCGGCCGGGCCGCCGGTGACGTTGCCGATCCAGGTGAGCGTCACGTCGCCGAGGTAGCCGAGGTCGGCGGCGAGTTCGGGGAGCGTCACCTGACCGACCGAGCCCTGGTAGCGCAGTTCGGTGGTCTGGCTGCCGGTGGCGGCGGCGCGGGCGCCGCAGCCGGTGGCGGCGGTGAGGGCGAGCAGGGCGACGGCGGCGGCGAGGGCACGCCGGGGTGAGCTGGTCGAGGGCATGGCGGTGTCTCCTGATCTGTCCACGATGCGGTGGAGGGGGCCCACGTGGGGGCGGAGCGCACGCCGTGCCGCGCCGGGCCACGATGCGCCGGCGACGGGAACGGACGGGCGGAGAGGGGGGAACGACGAGCGCTTGGCTCAACAGAGCGCGCTCGCGTGCCGGACCAGGTCGACGTGCACGCGAGCGGTGAGGAGAAGCTCGTCCCGCTGCGACATGCCCTCATGCTGCCGACCGTCGTCCCCGCCGGTCAACGCTCTTCCAGTCAGTGAGACTTTCATTGCTGGCTTTGTTACAACCCGCCTCCACCAGCATTTACCACCCCTTAACACCTACCCGTTGGATAGAGATTGTGCCGGGCGCGACGCCCACCGTCCAGACCGGACCGCACCGGGTTTCGCGTTTCGTCGATCCGGGCATGTTCCCCTCGCAGAAGCAGGGAGATCGAAGGAGGCACCCCCGATGGGCGTCCAGTTCCGCAAGCGCAAGAAGTACGGGCCACTGATCCTCCACTTCACCCAGAACGGGTTCTCCTCGTGGAGCATCAAGATCGGCCGTTGGTCCTGGAACTCGAACACCCGCGCCCACCGCGTGGACCTTCCGGGGCCGCTGTCCTGGAAGCAGGACAAGGCCTGATCCCCGGGCGACGAACTCCGGTGCCGACGGTCCGTCGGCACCGGAGTTCGTCGCCCGGTCCGGTGTTCCGCCGACGCGACCGGGTCCAGGGCGCACAATCGCGACATGGTGGACCTGACCCCGCGGCGGATGCGGCGGCGGGCCGTGGCGGCCTCCGCGCTGATGCTGACCGGCTACTTCCTGGTCCCGGTCGAGGCGGATCCGAACGGGCTGCGGCTGGCCCTGCGCTCCGTCGCCACGGTGCTGCTGGTGGCGGCGGTCGCGTTCCTGGTGACCGGCCAGGTCCGGCGTCAGCTCACCCGCGACCAGCCGACCGGCGACGCGGAGGACCGCGCGCTCACCCGCCTCGCCATCGCGTTGATCGCCGGGCTGCTGGTCTTCGCGCTGGCCGACTACGTGGTGGCGAACACCCGCCCCGGTGAGTTCGTCGGGTTGCGCACCCGGATCGACGCGCTCTACTTCGCGCTGGCCACGCTCACCACGATCGGCTACGGCGACGTGCACGCACAGGGGCAGATCGCCCGGGTGGCGGTCTGCGCGCAGATGGTGTTCAGCATCGGCGTGGTCGCCACCGGCGCGTCGGTGGTGGTCAGGCAGATGACCCAGCGGTCCTCACGGCGCTGATCACCACGTCCCCACCGAGCCGGCCGGGCTCCGGGTCGCGGGTCACCGCGCCGCCGGCGAGCAGCGAGGCGAGCGCCCGGTTGGCGTCGGCGGTCCGGTAGACAGTGGCGGTGGCCGCGAACCGGCGCAGCTCGGTCACCGTACGGGGGCCGGAGCGGGCCAGCTCGGCCAACAGCTCACGGCGCAGCGGGCCCGCCTCCGGGTCGAGCGTGACGTCGAGCAGCGGTCCCGCCGGGTCGGCCGGGTCGCGGTAACGCACACCGGCGAACCCGTCGACCGCCCAGAGCGCGTCCTTCACCGTCTCCAGGCCGCGGTCGGAACCGGTGGCGTAGCCGAGCAGCCGGGCCGGCCCGTCCTCCGGCACCAGCTCCACCTCGGTGACCAACGGGAAACCGGCCCCGGTCAACGCCGGCCGCAGCGACCGGCCGGGCGCGGTCACCAGCAGCAGCTCGGCCGGGCGGCCGGCGGCCACGGCGGCCAGCAGGGCCGGGTCGGGCTCGCCGCCGTCGACCACGGCCAGCAGCGGCGCGCCGGCCGCGCCGGCCGCCTTGAGCGCCACCGGCAGCCGGTCCGGCCGGCCGGGCACCAGGTGCACGGCCACGTCCGCCGGGAGGGCGGCCTCGGCGGCGCCGAGCCGTGCCGGCAGCTCCGCGTCGCCCTCGGCCAGCACCAGCACGGTCAGCCGCCGCCCGCGCAGCCGGTCGGCGAACTCGGCCACCACGCGCAGCGCCGCCTCCGCGCCGCCGGCGTCTCCCCCGGCGTACGCCAGGGCGAGCGTGGCCCGCCGCGCCCGGTGCAGCGCCGCG is a window from the Micromonospora sp. DSM 45708 genome containing:
- a CDS encoding ABC transporter substrate-binding protein, whose translation is MPSTSSPRRALAAAVALLALTAATGCGARAAATGSQTTELRYQGSVGQVTLPELAADLGYLGDVTLTWIGNVTGGPADIQATATGQSDFGGAFNGAIVKLQTANAPITAVVSYYGSDAQTFQGYYVRDDSPIRGPRDLIGKRVGMNTLGAHAEAVLRTWLARGGLTADEIGRVELVALPPVNTEQSLRAKQIDVAVLGGVIRDKAVAAGGIRTVFTDFELLGAFSAGSYVFRDDFIARNPDTVRAFVTGVGKAIEWARTQPRATVVARLKEIIGKRGRNEDATLVDYWKSSGVAETGGVITDREFATWIDWLADAGELKGARPKPGDLYTNRFNAFANPGGGA
- a CDS encoding putative leader peptide codes for the protein MKVSLTGRALTGGDDGRQHEGMSQRDELLLTARVHVDLVRHASALC
- a CDS encoding DUF4236 domain-containing protein; translation: MGVQFRKRKKYGPLILHFTQNGFSSWSIKIGRWSWNSNTRAHRVDLPGPLSWKQDKA
- a CDS encoding potassium channel family protein, which translates into the protein MVDLTPRRMRRRAVAASALMLTGYFLVPVEADPNGLRLALRSVATVLLVAAVAFLVTGQVRRQLTRDQPTGDAEDRALTRLAIALIAGLLVFALADYVVANTRPGEFVGLRTRIDALYFALATLTTIGYGDVHAQGQIARVAVCAQMVFSIGVVATGASVVVRQMTQRSSRR